The proteins below come from a single Aegilops tauschii subsp. strangulata cultivar AL8/78 chromosome 6, Aet v6.0, whole genome shotgun sequence genomic window:
- the LOC109753634 gene encoding cation-transporting ATPase HMA5 — translation MSRTITPSAFPGPLGRSPLHIFPSRSFPSELLPCLASPPPSLTAMAHLQLTAVAGGRDDEMEEVALLGSYGEAEGPSSRKGQEEEEAGMRRAQVRVTGMTCSACTGAVEAALSARRGVRSAAVSLLQNRAHVVFDPALAKEEDIVEAIEDAGFEAEILPDSAVSQPKSQKALSGQFRIGGMTCAACVNSVEGILKKLPGVNRAVVALATSLGEVEYDPTAISKDEIVQAIEDAGFEAALVQSSEQDKALLGLIGLHTERDVNLLYDILRKTEGLRQFDVNSVRAEVEITFDPEVVGLRSVVDIIDMESSGRLKAHVQNPYVRSSSNDAQEASKMLHLLRSSLFLSIPVFFMRMVCPHISFINSFLLMHCGPFRIGDLLKWMLVSVVQFVVGKRFYVAAYRALRHGSTNMDVLVVLGTTATYVYSVCALLYGAFTGFHPPMYFETSAMIITFVLLGKYLEVLAKGRTSDAIKKLVELVPATAILLLKYKDGKYAGEKEIDALLIQPGDVLKVLPGSKIPADGIVTWGTSHVDESMVTGESASICKEVSSSVIGGTMNLNGILHIQAAKVGSGTVLSQIISLVETAQMSKAPIQKFADYVAGIFVPIVITLSLLTFCTWFVCGTLGAYPNSWVSETSNCFVFSLMFSISVVVIACPCALGLATPTAVMVATGVGANHGVLVKGGDALERAQNVNYIIFDKTGTLTQGKATVTTTKVFSGMDVGDFLTLVASAEASSEHPLAKAILDYAFHFHFFGKLPSSKDDVKKRKEDAFSQWLLEVADFSALPGKGVQCLINGKMILVGNRTLISENGVNIPEEAESFLVDMELNAKTGILVAYDGDFIGLMGVTDPLKREAAVVIEGLKKMGIYPVMVTGDNWRTALAVAKEIGIEDVRAEVMPAGKADVIRSFQKDGSVVAMVGDGINDSPALAAADVGMAIGAGTDIAIEAADYVLVRNNLEDVITAIDLSRKTFSRIRWNYFFAMAYNIVAIPVAAGALFPFTGLQMPPWLAGACMAFSSVSVVCSSLLLRRYRKPRLTTVLQITVE, via the exons ATGTCTCGCACTATTACACCCAGCGCCTTTCCCGGCCCACTCGGTCGGTCTCCCCTCCACATTTTCCCTTCCCGTTCATTCCCCTCCGAATTATTGCCTTGCCTCGCCTCGCCACCCCCGTCTCTGACGGCCATGGCCCACCTCCAGCTcacggcggtcgccggcggccGCGACGACGAGATGGAGGAGGTGGCGCTGCTGGGGTCCTACGGCGAGGCGGAGGGGCCGAGCTCGCGGAAGggccaggaggaggaggaggcgggcatGCGGCGGGCCCAGGTGCGGGTCACGGGCATGACGTGCTCCGCCTGCACGGGCGCCGTCGAGGCCGCCCTCTCCGCCCGCCGCGGCGTGCGCAGCGCCGCCGTGTCGCTGCTGCAGAACCGCGCCCACGTCGTGTTCGACCCCGCGCTCGCCAAG GAAGAGGACATTGTAGAAGCAATAGAAGATGCTGGGTTTGAAGCAGAAATCCTCCCAGATTCTGCTGTTTCTCAGCCAAAGTCACAGAAGGCTTTGTCAGGCCAATTTAGGATAGGGGGGATGACTTGTGCTGCCTGTGTGAACTCAGTTGAAGGGATCTTAAAGAAGTTACCAGGTGTAAACAGAGCAGTTGTTGCATTAGCGACCTCATTAGGGGAAGTTGAGTACGATCCGACTGCTATTAGCAAAGATGAGATTGTTCAGGCTATCGAGGATGCTGGTTTTGAAGCCGCACTGGTACAAAGTAGTGAGCAAGATAAGGCTTTATTAGGTTTGATAGGATTGCATACAGAGAGAGATGTAAATTTATTGTATGATATCCTGAGAAAAACAGAAGGCCTGCGGCAATTTGATGTAAATTCTGTACGGGCAGAAGTTGAAATTACATTCGATCCAGAAGTAGTTGGTTTGAGATCGGTTGTGGATATTATTGATATGGAAAGCAGTGGCAGACTGAAAGCCCATGTACAGAATCCATATGTACGGTCTTCTTCAAATGATGCACAAGAGGCTTCGAAAATGCTTCACCTCCTTCGCTCAAGCTTATTTCTAAGT ATTCCAGTGTTTTTTATGCGCATGGTATGCCCTCACATATCTTTCATCAACTCATTCCTACTCATGCACTGCGGACCATTTCGTATAGGAGATCTGCTCAAGTGGATGCTGGTGAGTGTAGTACAATTTGTTGTTGGCAAACGTTTCTATGTTGCAGCTTATAGGGCCCTTAGACATGGCTCTACAAATATGGATGTATTGGTCGTTCTTGGCACAACTGCAACATATGTGTACTCAGTTTGCGCGCTTCTTTATGGGGCATTCACTGGATTTCATCCTCCGATGTATTTTGAGACAAGTGCAATGATAATTACATTTGTGCTATTGGGGAAGTATCTTGAGGTGCTTGCTAAAGGAAGGACATCAGATGCAATTAAGAAGCTTGTAGAGCTGGTTCCTGCTACAGCTATCTTGCTTCTGAAATACAAAG ATGGAAAATATGCTGGAGAAAAGGAAATTGATGCATTGTTGATCCAACCTGGCGATGTCTTAAAAGTGCTTCCTGGTTCAAAGATTCCTGCTGATGGCATTGTCACTTGGGGTACAAGCCATGTTGATGAAAGTATGGTAACTGGTGAATCTGCGTCTATCTGCAAGGAAGTATCCAGTTCAGTTATTGGAGGCACCATGAACCTAAATGGCATCCTTCACATACAAGCGGCGAAAGTAGGATCAGGGACAGTTTTGAGCCAGATAATATCTCTTGTTGAGACTGCCCAGATGTCTAAAGCACCTATTCAGAAGTTCGCTGATTAT GTGGCCGGCATTTTTGTTCCTATTGTCATCACATTGTCCTTACTGACATTCTGTACATG GTTTGTATGTGGGACGCTGGGGGCATATCCAAATTCATGGGTTTCAGAAACTAGCAATTGCTTTGTTTTCTCCCTCATGTTCTCCATCTCTGTTGTGGTAATTGCCTGTCCATGTGCTCTTGGTCTGGCGACACCAACTGCTGTTATGGTAGCAACTGGAGTTGGCGCCAATCATGGAGTACTTGTAAAGGGTGGAGATGCACTGGAGAGGGCTCAGAATGTTAACTATATTATATTTGATAAAACTGGGACACTGACACAAGGAAAGGCCACTGTAACAACGACGAAAGTGTTCTCAGGAATGGATGTTGGTGACTTCCTCACATTGGTAGCATCTGCGGAG GCAAGCAGTGAGCATCCACTTGCAAAAGCTATCTTGGATTATGCATTTCATTTCCATTTCTTTGGCAAACTCCCCTCATCAAAAGACGACGttaagaaaagaaaagaagatgcATTCTCTCAATGGCTCTTGGAAGTTGCTGATTTTTCTGCCTTGCCTGGCAAAGGAGTTCAATGTTTGATCAATGGGAAGATGATTCTG GTGGGCAACCGTACTTTGATATCTGAAAATGGGGTTAACATTCCTGAAGAGGCTGAAAGTTTCTTGGTAGACATGGAATTGAACGCAAAGACAGGCATTCTTGTAGCATATGATGGCGACTTCATTGGTTTGATGGGGGTAACCGATCCCTTGAAAAGGGAGGCTGCTGTAGTTATAGAAGGCCTAAAAAAGATGGGCATTTATCCAGTTATGGTGACAGGGGACAATTGGAGGACTGCACTGGCAGTTGCAAAGGAG ATTGGAATTGAAGATGTGAGAGCAGAGGTTATGCCTGCCGGAAAAGCTGACGTAATCCGCTCTTTCCAAAAGGATGGGAGCGTGGTTGCAATGGTTGGAGATGGGATCAATGATTCCCCTGCCCTGGCAGCAGCTGACGTCGGGATGGCCATCGGTGCAGGGACTGACATCGCCATCGAGGCAGCAGACTATGTGCTGGTGCGGAATAACCTTGAAGACGTCATCACGGCGATTGACCTCTCAAGGAAGACGTTCAGCCGAATCCGGTGGAACTACTTCTTTGCCATGGCGTATAACATCGTTGCCATCCCTGTGGCTGCCGGCGCACTCTTCCCCTTCACCGGCCTGCAAATGCCGCCGTGGCTGGCTGGCGCTTGCATGGCCTTCTCGTCGGTTAGTGTAGTATGTTCCTCGCTGCTGCTGAGGAGATATAGAAAACCAAGGCTTACCACCGTCTTGCAGATAACTGTAGAGTGA